The genomic stretch AACATTTTTTGCTGGAAAATTCTATTTCAAAGTCAAAGAATTCGGCAATCAACACATGATAGACAGCAAAACTCGTCATTTGTCATATGCTGCTACAGAAGATGAGGATAGCATCAAATTATTTCAAGAGGCCAATAATAGAGCAGTACACATGAGAACgtttctatatttttcttttgttcaccTTCGTAAATCAATTGATATTGAAAGCGATCCTTGCCTGTTACGCCAACAATTGGGTTGTTTAAGAGTTTTATCATTTGAACAGCTTTTGCTAGCGTCATTGCTTGATTCAATAGGTGAATTAATCCATTTGCGTTATTTGAATCTGTCACACCTATTGTGACATTGTCCGAGTCAATATGTAAATTATACAATCTCCAAACTTTGAAGTTGAAGAATTGTGCTCAGTTAGAGATGCTTCCCAGCGGCATGCAAGGTCTTGTGAACCTGCGCCACCTTGACATTTGAGGTGCTCCTCATCTGAAAGCGATGCCGAAGGAAATAAGCAAGCTAAAGCATCTAAACTTCTTAAGTGATTATATCGTCGGCGAGCATGAAGAAAATGGGATAAGAGAACTGGGAACGTTGGACAATCTCCATGGCTCATTTTGCGTTTCCAAGATGGGTAACAAGAAGCACATCAACACTTTAGAATTGAATTGGCTTCCAGATGGTTACATTGATGATCTTCAAACTGAAAGAGATATACTTGACAAGTTACAACCTCATGAAAACTTGAAAGAGTTATCAATTGTGGGTTATCGGGGTGAAACATTCCCAGATTGGTTAGGCCTTTCTTGCTACTCCAATATGACCAAATTGAGTCTGGATCGTTGTATGAATTGTTGTAAGCTTCCTTCATTGGGACAGTTACCCTCTTTACAGCATCTGGAGTTTTCTGATCTTGATGGGTTGGAGAAAATTGATTTAGAGTTTTACAACAAAAACAATGCATCATTTCAGCAGGAGACGCCCTTCAAATGTCTTGAAACTATGAACATTGTAAATATGCCTGCTTGGCGGGAATGGCATTTTCCTCAAGAGTTTAATGGTTTTCCTAAGCTTAGAGTCCTTTCACTAAAAAGCTGTCCGGTGTTAAGCGGAGATCTTCCTGCTCACCTTCCGGCTCTGGAGGAACTTAACATTGATGAATGTGAAGAGCTTGCATGTCTGCTGCCAAGGGCTCCCAAGCTTCACCAATTACTTGTAGAGGGTTCTTCTATGTCTTTCGGGGGAGTGGAACCGCACAACATAGAAATTTCAGGAACCCAGCTGGCAAATTCCGTATTGTTGTGCCTGCCCCACATCCAACCGCCACGTGTCCGATGTCTGCGTATCAGTAACTGTGAGTCAGCGATATCAATTTCAGCAGATTATTTGCCCGCATCATTACTATGTCTGCAAATCTATCATTGTTCAAAATTAACATTCCCAGAGCAAGTGCAACACAAGTCGCTAATGGAGATAGAGGTAGGGGGGGTGTGGTTCACTGACGTTGTTTCCAATGGGGGGCTTTCCAAATCTCGAGAAGCTCAAATTCTATATCTGCGAAAGCATGGAATATGTTGTGGTGTCAGAGGCTATTCCAAGTCTCCGTTATTTTGAGCTCTCACATTGCCCCAGTTTAGTATCCTTGCCGACGCTAGGGATGGCTGCACCCCACCTAGAGGAGCTGCATCTATA from Arachis stenosperma cultivar V10309 chromosome 9, arast.V10309.gnm1.PFL2, whole genome shotgun sequence encodes the following:
- the LOC130951253 gene encoding putative disease resistance RPP13-like protein 1, producing the protein MPKEISKLKHLNFLSDYIVGEHEENGIRELGTLDNLHGSFCVSKMGNKKHINTLELNWLPDGYIDDLQTERDILDKLQPHENLKELSIVGYRGETFPDWLGLSCYSNMTKLSLDRCMNCCKLPSLGQLPSLQHLEFSDLDGLEKIDLEFYNKNNASFQQETPFKCLETMNIVNMPAWREWHFPQEFNGFPKLRVLSLKSCPVLSGDLPAHLPALEELNIDECEELACLLPRAPKLHQLLVEGSSMSFGGVEPHNIEISGTQLANSVLLCLPHIQPPRVRCLRISNCESAISISADYLPASLLCLQIYHCSKLTFPEQVQHKSLMEIEVGGVWFTDVVSNGGLSKSREAQILYLRKHGICCGVRGYSKSPLF